A single genomic interval of uncultured Pseudodesulfovibrio sp. harbors:
- a CDS encoding BCCT family transporter, with product MPEGKSIDDRRKLNHYTFWPGFLLLLAGITLGLIYEEGLATILGNTKEWIHINFGWLEVSLGIIIVMFTIGIAFSPIGDIRLGGKDAKPEFTFWQWFALSLCGCIGIGILFWAMGEPIFHMMQPPLSLHIDPGSKDAGVFAIAQTTLHWTIAQYCFYTICGVAIALVSYNRNEPLSVAAGMYALFPKKWHPVLAPTVHAICLFSLCCAIATSMGAGLMQIGSGTGKIFGYTPGPTTWAAAAAIIIPIYVLSSYSGLKKGMRILSTGTTRAFFFFMALVLFMGPTLFILGIGVESFGYFANNFFRNSTLLNTMQINDTWPMQWLVPYMEIFFIFAPLLGHFLARMGKGRTVRQFILVNIIPPTIFCHFWIATFGGTAVFFQWSGLVDVWTGIHQYGMESMVYILLSQFPFSKILMGIFVVTIVFSFATMTDSLVATLAIISTKGVRASEEPPKRLKIVWGVVTGLIAYVLCACGGIEPVRGLISLAGFPMMIFTFAMCVSLVKDGVYLLNKPNWLDNKNENS from the coding sequence ATGCCAGAGGGAAAATCAATAGATGACCGTAGAAAACTCAATCACTATACTTTCTGGCCCGGATTTCTGCTTTTACTCGCTGGAATCACACTCGGACTGATTTACGAGGAAGGACTCGCGACCATCCTCGGCAACACCAAGGAATGGATTCACATCAACTTCGGGTGGCTTGAAGTCTCACTGGGCATCATCATTGTCATGTTCACCATAGGCATCGCGTTTTCCCCCATCGGCGACATTCGGCTCGGCGGCAAGGACGCCAAGCCCGAATTCACTTTCTGGCAGTGGTTCGCCCTCTCTCTGTGCGGATGCATCGGCATCGGGATACTCTTCTGGGCCATGGGCGAACCCATCTTTCACATGATGCAGCCCCCGCTGAGCCTTCACATAGACCCCGGATCCAAGGACGCCGGAGTCTTTGCCATAGCTCAGACAACCCTGCACTGGACCATCGCCCAATACTGTTTTTACACCATCTGCGGCGTCGCCATCGCACTGGTCAGCTACAACCGCAACGAGCCGCTGTCCGTAGCAGCCGGAATGTACGCTCTTTTCCCGAAAAAATGGCATCCGGTACTGGCTCCGACGGTTCACGCAATCTGCCTTTTCTCCCTTTGCTGCGCCATTGCCACCAGCATGGGCGCCGGCCTCATGCAGATCGGTAGCGGGACCGGAAAAATCTTCGGCTACACCCCCGGCCCCACAACATGGGCAGCCGCCGCCGCGATCATCATTCCGATTTATGTCCTGTCCTCATACTCCGGCCTGAAAAAAGGCATGCGTATCCTTTCAACGGGAACCACGCGGGCCTTTTTCTTTTTCATGGCCCTTGTCCTTTTCATGGGTCCCACGCTCTTCATTCTGGGGATCGGTGTTGAATCATTCGGATACTTTGCCAACAATTTCTTCCGCAACAGCACCCTGCTCAACACCATGCAGATCAACGACACATGGCCCATGCAGTGGCTTGTTCCTTACATGGAAATCTTTTTCATCTTTGCTCCGTTGCTTGGGCACTTTCTCGCCCGCATGGGAAAAGGAAGGACTGTCCGCCAGTTCATTCTGGTAAACATCATCCCGCCGACGATCTTCTGCCACTTCTGGATTGCGACCTTCGGCGGAACAGCGGTCTTCTTCCAATGGAGCGGACTTGTCGACGTTTGGACCGGAATTCACCAGTACGGAATGGAATCCATGGTATACATCCTGCTTTCCCAGTTCCCGTTCAGCAAAATCCTGATGGGCATATTCGTCGTCACCATCGTGTTTTCATTTGCCACCATGACAGACTCTCTGGTCGCCACCCTGGCCATCATTTCGACCAAAGGAGTCCGGGCAAGTGAAGAACCCCCCAAGCGTCTGAAGATCGTCTGGGGTGTTGTCACCGGACTCATCGCGTACGTTTTGTGTGCGTGCGGCGGGATCGAACCGGTCCGAGGCCTGATATCACTTGCCGGTTTCCCCATGATGATATTCACATTCGCAATGTGCGTTTCGCTTGTAAAAGATGGGGTATATTTATTAAATAAACCTAATTGGCTGGACAATAAAAACGAAAACAGCTAA
- a CDS encoding IclR family transcriptional regulator, with amino-acid sequence MPQNDKYYMMRSLEKALFVIETMATRSNWKLKTLNEVCSIPKGTLQRILRTLEELGYVRQIERGGAYTLTLKFHKLGKQIVSQSSIVSLLQPTLRSLRDKVNETVNLSVLSDVDMVVVHQITSSHALQMDSIIGTSFPAYISASGKTFLAFLPEDDLRHFIKELRRSNSDINTDKINLIYKEIEAIRRIGIGMDFEELFQGIRCLAAPVFDDTGKIIATISSSVPTVRLDRALSKKLLQEIPSAAAEASRVFEAPEHAFSLDIDTIVERLIAP; translated from the coding sequence ATGCCCCAGAACGACAAGTATTACATGATGCGCTCCTTGGAGAAGGCTCTTTTTGTCATTGAAACCATGGCAACCAGAAGCAACTGGAAACTCAAAACCCTCAATGAAGTCTGCTCAATCCCCAAAGGGACGCTGCAACGCATCCTGCGAACACTGGAAGAACTCGGGTATGTACGTCAGATAGAACGGGGCGGCGCTTACACACTGACACTGAAATTCCATAAACTGGGCAAGCAGATCGTATCTCAAAGCAGCATCGTATCCCTGTTGCAGCCAACCCTTCGCAGTCTTCGGGACAAGGTGAATGAAACCGTCAACCTGAGCGTCCTTTCCGACGTGGACATGGTGGTCGTTCATCAAATCACCTCCAGCCACGCCTTGCAGATGGATTCGATTATCGGAACATCATTTCCCGCGTATATCTCGGCATCCGGAAAAACCTTTCTTGCCTTTTTGCCCGAAGACGATCTGCGGCATTTCATCAAGGAACTGAGGCGCAGCAATTCCGACATAAACACCGATAAAATCAATCTCATCTACAAAGAGATTGAAGCAATCCGAAGAATAGGCATAGGCATGGACTTTGAGGAACTATTCCAAGGAATACGTTGTCTTGCCGCACCTGTTTTTGATGACACAGGAAAAATCATCGCCACCATCAGTAGTTCCGTGCCCACGGTGCGCCTGGACCGGGCCCTGTCCAAGAAACTTCTTCAGGAAATACCCTCGGCCGCGGCTGAAGCCTCCAGAGTTTTCGAAGCGCCGGAACACGCATTCAGTTTGGACATCGACACAATAGTGGAACGGCTTATAGCGCCATAG
- a CDS encoding UbiX family flavin prenyltransferase, whose protein sequence is MSHTTKKRLTVGISGASGSVLALELLKSLKEMPEWETHLVISKGGVRTLEHETHVTESQLTDYATRVYDREDVGANIASGTFVTEGMVIVPCSMKTVAGVCHGYSDNLLLRAADVTIKERRKLVMIARETPLSPIHLRNMLSLAESGVVVMPPMLTYYNHPQSIADATNHIVGKILHEFGIEGKNFKRWGTDECVTPLRALS, encoded by the coding sequence ATGAGCCATACCACCAAAAAACGTCTGACAGTAGGCATCAGCGGTGCCAGCGGCTCCGTACTGGCCCTGGAACTTCTCAAATCCCTCAAGGAAATGCCGGAATGGGAAACACATCTCGTCATCAGCAAAGGCGGCGTCCGAACCCTTGAGCACGAGACGCATGTCACGGAATCCCAACTGACCGACTATGCCACCCGGGTTTATGACCGTGAAGACGTGGGGGCCAACATTGCAAGCGGCACGTTTGTCACTGAAGGCATGGTCATTGTCCCATGCAGCATGAAGACCGTCGCCGGAGTCTGCCACGGATATTCCGACAACCTGCTTCTGCGGGCCGCCGACGTGACCATCAAGGAACGTCGCAAGCTGGTCATGATAGCCCGGGAAACACCGCTGAGCCCTATTCATCTACGCAACATGCTCTCCCTTGCCGAATCCGGTGTCGTGGTCATGCCTCCCATGCTGACATATTACAATCACCCGCAGTCCATTGCTGATGCGACCAATCACATCGTGGGGAAAATCCTCCATGAATTCGGCATTGAAGGAAAAAACTTCAAACGGTGGGGAACCGATGAATGCGTCACCCCGCTACGGGCGCTTTCGTAA
- the nhaB gene encoding sodium/proton antiporter NhaB, translated as MNTPLSRTFAQTFLGNAPGWYKLVIVGFLVANPILMLTAGPFVAGWALIAEFIFTLAMALKCYPLPAGGLLAIEAVAMGLTSAETVYHEAMNNFEVILLLIFMVAGIYFMKDFLQFTFTRILVKVKSKKLISLMFCFAGAFLSAFLDALTVTAVIMAVAYGFYNLYHRFVSGKGYAESHDLSSDEAIKEKNREDLQQFRGFLRNLMMHGAVGTALGGVCTLVGEPQNLLVGGEMGWHFIPFFLHAVPVTMPVLAIGLLTCLAVEQLGICGYGFQLPGNIRSFLLESAVEMENKAGSKGKLKLVMQALVAVWLIAALAFHLAAVGLIGLSVIILLTAFTGVTEEHQLGHAFEEALPFTALLVVFFAIVAVIHSQGLFAPIIGYVLSLHGQDQLAAYYLANGILSSISDNVFVATVYISETKLHFVHVLDAIQGIGMSGQELMAKLTDAHIARADVLATLPKDVAMHVKETMDHFDKLAVAINTGTNIPSVATPNGQAAFLFLLTSTLAPVIRLSYGRMVILALPYTITMSLTGLAAVYAFL; from the coding sequence ATGAACACACCGTTATCAAGAACATTTGCCCAGACGTTTCTTGGAAATGCCCCCGGCTGGTACAAGCTGGTGATAGTGGGCTTCCTTGTGGCCAACCCCATTTTGATGTTGACCGCAGGTCCCTTTGTGGCTGGCTGGGCATTGATAGCCGAGTTCATCTTTACACTGGCCATGGCGCTGAAATGTTACCCGCTGCCCGCGGGCGGTCTGCTTGCGATCGAAGCGGTCGCCATGGGCTTGACCTCGGCCGAGACCGTGTACCACGAAGCCATGAACAACTTCGAAGTCATCCTGCTCCTTATCTTCATGGTTGCGGGCATCTACTTCATGAAGGATTTTTTGCAGTTCACCTTCACCCGCATTCTCGTGAAAGTGAAATCCAAGAAGCTCATTTCCCTCATGTTCTGTTTTGCGGGCGCATTCCTTTCCGCCTTTCTGGATGCCCTGACCGTCACGGCTGTCATCATGGCCGTTGCCTATGGATTCTACAATCTGTATCACAGGTTCGTTTCCGGCAAAGGGTATGCTGAATCCCATGACCTCAGCTCGGATGAGGCTATCAAGGAAAAGAACAGGGAAGACCTGCAACAGTTCCGCGGTTTCCTGCGTAATCTCATGATGCATGGCGCAGTCGGTACCGCTCTCGGCGGTGTCTGCACCCTCGTTGGCGAACCGCAGAACCTGCTGGTTGGCGGCGAAATGGGCTGGCACTTCATCCCGTTTTTCCTGCATGCCGTGCCTGTCACCATGCCTGTTCTCGCTATCGGCCTGCTGACCTGTCTGGCAGTGGAGCAACTCGGCATCTGCGGATACGGATTTCAGCTTCCCGGCAACATCCGCTCCTTTCTGCTCGAGAGCGCAGTGGAGATGGAAAACAAGGCCGGGAGCAAGGGGAAATTGAAACTGGTCATGCAGGCGCTGGTCGCTGTCTGGCTTATCGCGGCGCTGGCATTTCACCTCGCTGCGGTCGGTTTGATCGGACTTTCCGTCATTATTCTGCTGACAGCCTTTACCGGCGTCACCGAGGAACATCAGCTCGGGCATGCCTTTGAAGAAGCCCTGCCTTTCACCGCTCTTCTGGTCGTGTTTTTCGCCATTGTCGCAGTGATCCACTCACAGGGACTTTTCGCCCCGATCATCGGATACGTCCTGAGCCTGCATGGACAGGATCAGCTCGCAGCATACTACCTTGCCAACGGAATCCTCTCTTCCATTTCGGATAACGTGTTCGTGGCAACGGTGTATATCTCCGAAACCAAGCTGCACTTCGTTCATGTGCTGGATGCCATTCAGGGAATCGGCATGAGCGGGCAGGAGCTCATGGCCAAACTGACTGACGCGCACATTGCGCGGGCCGATGTCCTTGCGACCCTTCCCAAGGATGTCGCGATGCACGTCAAGGAGACAATGGATCACTTCGACAAACTGGCCGTGGCCATCAATACCGGAACCAACATTCCTTCGGTGGCAACCCCGAACGGTCAGGCCGCGTTCCTGTTCCTGCTGACAAGTACGCTGGCCCCGGTCATTCGCCTTTCATACGGCAGAATGGTCATATTGGCGCTTCCGTATACCATCACCATGTCCCTGACGGGACTTGCGGCTGTGTACGCCTTCCTCTAG
- a CDS encoding sigma-54 dependent transcriptional regulator, producing the protein MTRSSVLVVEDEQIARENLTHVLTATGLDVTALASAEEGLRELEKKEYDLVITDLMLPGMDGISMLERIRTQHPFVMVIVVTGHATVSNAVTAMQKGAHSYIAKPVKLDELRLQVERALEQHALSAEVQRLRKIVAQGKSDFPLVGQSDVFVQLKKTVRQLAQMNCNVLVQGETGTGKELVARGIHQFSQRSEGRFMAINCGSFTPELMDNELFGHEKEAFTGANRGQKGILEVADGGTVFFDEIGELSLSMQVKLLRVLQERTFLRVGGTREIPVDIRVVAATNCDLRELVEKGQFRRDLYYRLNVVTIQAPPLREHREDIPVLVGHFLEKHRQSGQFVSSIARDTLDILMNYPFPGNVRELENIVQRALALGQGQSFTPDLLPSDLCDAKADAPLPTLEDVEKTHIRKVLAASGENKTQAARILGIDRVSLWRKLKRYDLG; encoded by the coding sequence ATGACGCGATCGTCTGTTCTTGTCGTGGAAGATGAACAAATAGCCAGAGAGAACCTGACGCATGTACTGACTGCGACAGGTCTTGATGTCACGGCCTTGGCTTCCGCAGAAGAAGGGCTTCGTGAATTGGAGAAAAAGGAGTACGACCTCGTCATCACCGACCTGATGCTTCCGGGGATGGACGGCATCAGTATGCTGGAGCGGATTCGTACCCAGCATCCGTTCGTCATGGTCATAGTGGTCACGGGGCATGCCACTGTTTCGAACGCTGTCACGGCGATGCAGAAAGGCGCACATTCATACATTGCCAAGCCCGTCAAGCTGGATGAATTGCGGCTTCAGGTGGAAAGGGCCTTGGAGCAGCACGCTCTTTCTGCGGAGGTTCAGCGCCTGCGAAAAATCGTGGCGCAGGGCAAAAGTGATTTTCCCTTGGTCGGACAAAGCGATGTGTTCGTCCAACTGAAAAAGACTGTCAGGCAATTGGCCCAGATGAACTGCAACGTCCTTGTTCAGGGTGAGACAGGCACCGGCAAGGAGCTTGTGGCACGGGGCATCCATCAGTTCAGCCAGCGGTCCGAAGGACGGTTCATGGCCATCAATTGCGGCTCTTTCACCCCGGAGCTTATGGACAATGAGTTGTTCGGCCACGAGAAGGAAGCGTTCACCGGGGCCAATCGGGGGCAGAAGGGCATTCTTGAAGTCGCGGATGGGGGTACGGTCTTTTTCGATGAGATCGGCGAACTGTCGTTGAGCATGCAGGTCAAGCTGCTCCGCGTTCTTCAGGAGCGGACGTTCCTGCGCGTTGGCGGTACGCGGGAGATACCGGTTGATATTCGTGTGGTCGCTGCCACCAACTGCGACCTGCGTGAGCTGGTTGAAAAGGGACAATTCCGCCGGGACCTGTATTACCGTTTGAACGTGGTCACTATTCAGGCTCCTCCGTTGCGTGAGCATCGTGAGGACATCCCGGTTCTTGTCGGCCATTTCTTGGAGAAGCATCGTCAGTCCGGACAATTTGTCAGTTCCATCGCACGGGATACGCTCGACATACTCATGAATTACCCGTTTCCCGGCAACGTGCGCGAACTGGAGAACATCGTGCAGCGCGCCCTCGCCCTTGGGCAGGGACAGTCCTTCACACCGGACCTGCTGCCGTCTGACCTTTGTGACGCCAAGGCAGATGCTCCACTCCCCACACTGGAAGATGTGGAAAAGACCCACATCCGCAAAGTGCTTGCCGCATCGGGCGAAAACAAGACGCAGGCCGCGCGTATTCTCGGAATAGACAGGGTCTCTCTTTGGCGAAAGCTCAAAAGGTACGACTTGGGCTAG
- a CDS encoding HAMP domain-containing sensor histidine kinase, which translates to MVRPNLRQTIIIGIVIFILAFGGIALLSLSNINQLQQEVVLVEQADDLLNLILEIRREEKNFFLYQDTSLFSVGKENLGKATAILGFLSEEFTGTQGEQHDIGLVRGIRDYAGLLEAIRSAPDEIGENSPEARALRETGQRLVEHSRAIAEYEREYILLINQELRMTMVIFMAVVAVVVLALVVFVSRSILGPLREVQEATRQIARGTFAPFAVKNAEDEIQQVCVALNSMVDELQKRQAQLVQAQKLSSIGTLASGIAHQLNNPLNNISTSVQILAEETAGRNDFADKMMDNITQETRRARDIVKGLLEFSRHKDFSPRPCNLKDILESAVRLAASQLGPRISVRIMVSDTAILFLDRRRFQEALLNLIINAGQAIGDDKGTIEIKTTPDGDHNILTISDTGAGIPPDVQERIFDPFFSTKDVGQGTGLGLYIVYGIIEEHRGSIRVESLPGMGTAFHIRLPLGQEGAA; encoded by the coding sequence ATGGTCAGGCCGAATCTCAGACAGACCATCATCATTGGAATCGTGATTTTCATTCTCGCTTTTGGCGGTATCGCCTTGCTGTCGCTTTCCAATATCAATCAATTGCAGCAGGAAGTTGTGCTTGTGGAGCAGGCTGACGACCTTCTCAATCTCATTCTCGAGATTCGTCGTGAAGAGAAGAACTTTTTTCTGTATCAGGATACGTCGCTGTTTTCTGTCGGCAAGGAGAATCTGGGGAAGGCGACGGCAATTCTCGGTTTTCTTTCAGAAGAATTCACCGGAACGCAGGGCGAACAACACGACATCGGGTTGGTGCGGGGTATTCGGGATTATGCCGGTCTTCTGGAAGCGATCCGTTCTGCTCCTGATGAAATAGGCGAGAACAGCCCTGAGGCGCGCGCCCTGCGTGAAACGGGCCAGAGGCTTGTCGAGCACTCTCGAGCCATTGCCGAGTACGAGCGGGAATACATTCTGCTCATCAATCAGGAGCTGCGGATGACCATGGTCATCTTCATGGCCGTTGTGGCCGTGGTGGTCCTTGCTTTGGTTGTTTTTGTCTCCAGGAGTATTCTCGGGCCGTTGCGCGAGGTGCAGGAGGCCACGCGTCAGATTGCCCGGGGCACCTTTGCTCCTTTTGCAGTCAAAAATGCGGAGGATGAAATCCAGCAGGTTTGCGTCGCGCTGAATTCGATGGTCGACGAACTCCAGAAACGTCAGGCGCAGCTCGTGCAGGCGCAGAAACTGTCTTCCATCGGCACTCTGGCGTCAGGCATCGCGCATCAGTTGAACAATCCACTCAACAATATTTCGACCTCTGTTCAGATTCTTGCCGAGGAAACAGCCGGACGAAATGACTTTGCGGACAAGATGATGGACAATATCACGCAGGAAACGCGGCGCGCCCGCGATATCGTCAAGGGGTTGCTCGAATTTTCCCGGCACAAGGATTTTTCCCCCCGTCCCTGCAATCTCAAGGATATACTTGAAAGTGCTGTCCGGTTGGCAGCCAGCCAGCTCGGCCCTCGAATATCTGTCAGAATAATGGTGTCTGACACGGCGATCCTGTTTTTGGACAGAAGGCGTTTTCAGGAAGCACTGCTCAATCTCATCATCAATGCCGGTCAGGCCATAGGTGATGATAAGGGAACCATTGAAATCAAGACAACGCCTGATGGTGATCACAATATCCTTACCATTTCGGATACGGGGGCAGGCATTCCTCCCGACGTCCAGGAACGCATATTCGATCCGTTCTTTTCCACAAAGGATGTGGGGCAGGGAACAGGGCTTGGGCTGTATATCGTGTACGGAATAATTGAAGAACACCGAGGTTCGATCCGGGTTGAAAGCCTACCGGGCATGGGAACCGCTTTTCATATCAGACTCCCGCTGGGGCAGGAGGGGGCAGCATGA
- a CDS encoding DUF6541 family protein: MHKTIPNSLLITVAALGAVLAYPPALPFLFPGIILMTHPFSKGHDEAAWDFSGTLINGIFLSLGYWIASAWILKTVGLPMTLFCYGTVGLSILPALVGWWKRPAHSVTVTAKDVFILIALGLMTWYKLVPYLSTIAPAGADMSMHSYITRLIAMTDGVPDSYQPLVNLDTFSAFPIGFHTVSAIISSISDLPSWRAAFLMACLSHAFFCMAIFQLARQVADWRSALACAIGASLLLRAPQEMAHWGGNPTVLGLAFIPMLLAGETLMTKRPALGAVMCTACLIGLFQTHTIIFIQTAYICIPTFVIVKTISPRPPAAYWKAVAAVCLLFFALQLPYIININLGGIDSQVTSWIENWVRNTSHAWRGTLGNSFWSIPVYLYHRLNLNSMFLPLFLLTGLIGGISLWNKQREACLTYALFFPFVFLLVLNCQYWVLPASYLIYPERTAAMLAIPIAVLTAAGLDLLLNKTSKDAANYIRLSILLVALGAGDFYSQQYYVNGIRGESTVTQSDMAAMEWMTSNVPHDALIANNYGDAGIWIPAITGHAVVGPHVNIAVQFQAKKRTNPDYVFIGAKQVYGKPSFTAQKLLKQKKGYTLLFRNGNTFIFKTIK; this comes from the coding sequence ATGCACAAAACGATACCGAACTCCCTGCTCATCACCGTTGCCGCCCTCGGTGCGGTTCTGGCCTATCCGCCCGCACTCCCGTTTCTCTTTCCCGGCATCATCCTCATGACGCACCCTTTTTCCAAAGGACACGACGAGGCTGCGTGGGACTTTTCCGGCACGCTCATCAATGGCATTTTCCTTTCCCTCGGCTACTGGATTGCCTCGGCATGGATCCTCAAGACAGTCGGGCTTCCCATGACATTGTTTTGCTATGGCACGGTAGGGCTTTCGATACTCCCGGCTCTCGTGGGGTGGTGGAAAAGACCGGCACACTCCGTCACTGTCACGGCCAAGGATGTGTTCATCCTCATCGCCCTTGGGCTTATGACGTGGTACAAGCTCGTCCCCTACCTTTCCACCATCGCCCCGGCAGGCGCGGACATGAGCATGCATTCGTACATCACACGGCTCATCGCCATGACCGACGGCGTACCGGACAGTTATCAGCCGCTTGTCAATCTCGACACTTTTTCCGCATTTCCCATAGGCTTTCATACCGTTTCCGCAATCATCAGCAGCATATCCGATCTTCCTTCGTGGCGGGCGGCCTTCCTGATGGCCTGCCTCTCCCACGCATTTTTCTGCATGGCCATATTCCAACTCGCACGGCAGGTGGCAGACTGGCGTAGCGCACTGGCCTGTGCCATCGGCGCATCGCTGCTCCTTCGCGCGCCTCAAGAGATGGCCCACTGGGGCGGCAACCCCACGGTTCTCGGACTTGCCTTCATCCCCATGCTCCTGGCCGGAGAAACCCTGATGACCAAGCGCCCCGCTTTGGGGGCGGTCATGTGCACGGCATGTCTGATAGGCCTCTTTCAAACGCACACCATCATCTTCATTCAGACAGCATACATCTGCATCCCAACATTTGTTATCGTAAAAACGATCTCGCCTCGGCCACCCGCTGCCTACTGGAAAGCCGTGGCCGCCGTCTGCCTGCTCTTCTTCGCACTCCAGCTCCCATATATCATTAATATAAACCTCGGCGGAATCGACAGCCAAGTCACCAGTTGGATCGAAAACTGGGTTCGCAACACCTCACACGCATGGCGGGGCACTCTCGGCAACAGCTTCTGGAGCATCCCGGTCTACCTATACCACCGCCTGAACCTAAACAGCATGTTCCTGCCGTTGTTTCTGCTGACAGGACTCATCGGCGGCATATCTCTCTGGAACAAGCAACGGGAGGCCTGCCTCACCTACGCCCTCTTTTTCCCGTTCGTTTTCCTGCTGGTACTCAACTGCCAATACTGGGTGCTGCCAGCATCCTACCTCATCTACCCGGAACGGACAGCGGCCATGCTGGCCATTCCCATCGCCGTGCTGACCGCCGCAGGGCTTGACCTGCTTCTGAACAAAACCAGCAAGGATGCGGCCAACTACATCAGGCTTTCCATCCTGCTCGTCGCCCTCGGCGCAGGCGATTTCTACTCGCAACAATACTACGTCAACGGCATCCGAGGGGAATCCACGGTCACCCAATCCGACATGGCCGCCATGGAATGGATGACCTCCAACGTCCCGCACGACGCACTCATCGCCAACAACTACGGCGACGCAGGTATCTGGATTCCGGCAATTACCGGCCATGCCGTCGTCGGCCCCCATGTCAATATCGCCGTACAATTCCAGGCAAAAAAGCGCACCAATCCAGATTATGTCTTCATCGGGGCAAAGCAGGTCTACGGCAAGCCATCCTTCACCGCGCAAAAATTGCTGAAACAGAAAAAAGGCTATACGTTACTTTTCAGAAACGGAAACACCTTTATTTTCAAGACAATCAAATGA
- a CDS encoding glycosyltransferase family 2 protein, with amino-acid sequence MSHTFTTSFVFSVVVPCYNEEATLVQSVERLLEIADEHLSLEVLIVDDCSTDKSLQLAQELAERHNEIRILQHDRNQGKGAALRTGFQQATGDYVGIHDADLEYNPQDLRCLLEPLLEGKADAVFGSRYLSGKARRVLYFYHTMVNKCLTFISNMFTDLMLTDMETCYKLFRRELIQSIDLREDRFGIEPEMVSKVAQTGARIYEIGISYEGRTYDEGKKIGWKDGIRALYCLMRYNAYRAPMPIQFFIYLFIGGTAAVFNAVCFLLLLLAMPSGLAAFIAFIAAAYLNYELCIRLLFRSRVRWNATSEYLYYWISVGGIGILDASATSWLMSLDFTPLSAKLWATSGSLILNFAARKYLVFYEKTKQPF; translated from the coding sequence ATGAGCCACACATTCACCACCTCATTCGTTTTTTCAGTCGTCGTCCCCTGTTACAATGAGGAGGCCACTCTCGTACAGAGCGTGGAACGCCTCCTTGAAATCGCAGACGAGCACCTGTCGTTGGAAGTACTCATCGTGGACGACTGCTCCACGGACAAGAGCCTGCAACTCGCACAGGAATTGGCCGAACGGCACAATGAAATCCGTATCCTTCAACATGACCGAAACCAGGGGAAAGGAGCGGCCCTGCGGACCGGATTCCAACAAGCCACGGGGGACTATGTCGGCATTCACGACGCTGACCTCGAGTACAACCCGCAGGACCTGCGCTGCCTGCTTGAACCGTTATTGGAAGGCAAGGCGGACGCGGTATTCGGTTCTCGCTACCTGAGCGGAAAGGCCCGACGCGTCCTGTATTTTTACCACACCATGGTCAACAAGTGCCTGACTTTCATTTCGAACATGTTTACCGACCTGATGCTGACGGACATGGAGACCTGCTACAAACTGTTCCGCAGAGAACTGATCCAATCCATCGACCTTCGGGAAGACAGGTTCGGCATTGAACCTGAAATGGTTTCGAAAGTGGCCCAGACCGGAGCGCGAATCTATGAAATCGGCATATCCTATGAAGGCCGGACATATGATGAAGGCAAAAAAATCGGCTGGAAGGACGGAATCAGGGCTCTCTATTGCCTGATGCGATACAATGCTTACCGCGCCCCCATGCCGATCCAGTTCTTCATATACCTCTTTATAGGCGGCACCGCAGCCGTGTTCAACGCAGTGTGCTTCCTCCTTCTTCTGCTCGCCATGCCGTCAGGCCTTGCCGCGTTCATCGCCTTTATCGCAGCGGCGTATCTCAATTACGAATTGTGCATACGCCTTCTTTTCCGCTCCCGCGTGCGCTGGAACGCCACATCTGAATACCTCTATTATTGGATAAGCGTAGGCGGCATAGGAATTCTAGACGCCAGCGCCACCAGTTGGCTCATGAGTCTCGACTTTACCCCGCTTAGCGCCAAACTCTGGGCCACTTCCGGGAGTCTGATTCTCAACTTCGCAGCCCGCAAGTATCTTGTCTTTTACGAAAAAACAAAGCAGCCTTTTTAA